The DNA window TGGCTTCCGGCGCTTACCGATATTTTTCGTATCGCGGTGGCGCTTCTTCACCCGCGGCTTCTCTTTTTCTTTCTCTTTTTTCTCGGCGCGTTTCGCCAGCACTTTCTTCGATGGTTTACCGGTCAACTTCTCGCTTGGCGCGCGGGTTTTGGGTCGCAATTCATCAATCACGCGAGCTTTCAGCGGTTCTTCAACGTAGCGGCCGATCTTGCCCAGCAGCAGGTGATCGTGCGCTTCAACCAGCGAAATCGCGGTGCCTTTCTTACCTGCGCGGCCGGTACGACCGATACGGTGCAGATAGATGTCGGCGGTGCGCGGCATATCGAAGTTAAAGACGTGGCTGACGTCCGGAATATCGATACCGCGGGCGGCGACGTCGGTGGCGATCAGCACGTTTACGCGGCCGTCGGTCAGACGCTTAATGGCTTCGTTACGCTTGGCCTGCACCATCTCGCCTTCCAGCCAGCAGGTGTTAATCCCCGCTTCACGCAGCCAGTTGGCCAGCTCATGCACGCGCTCGCGCTTGCGCACAAAGACGATAGCGCGGGTAGCTTCCGGCTGTTGCAGCAGATTCACCAGCAGCCTGGTCTTATGTTCGATATCGTCCGCGCGATAGTACCATTGATGGATTTTCTTACGCTCGCGAGTCGACGGGGTAGCGGAAACTTCAACCGGCTCTTCCAGCAGGCGCTCAGCGAAGTCTTTGATCGCATCGCCTTCCAGCGTCGCGGAGAACAGCATGGTCTGCTTGCGCCAGCGGGTTTCACCGGCGATGGTTTCGATATCCTGCGCAAAGCCCATGTCCAGCATGCGGTCGGCTTCATCGAGGATCAGGGTCTCGACGGCGCGGCAGTCGAAGTTCTCTTCTTTTATATACTGCAGCAGGCGACCAGTGGTGGCGACCACGATGTCCTGGTTTTCGCTGAACACTTCCGCGTGGTTCATGTAGGCTACGCCGCCGGTAATGGTGGCGATATCCAGATGGGTATGCTTCGCCAGCTCGCGGGCGTGGTCAGCCACCTGCATCGCCAGCTCACGGGTCGGCGTCAGGATAAGAATACGCGGCGGGCCGGATTTCTTACGCGGGAAATCGAGCAGGTGCTGCAACGCTGGCAGCAGATACGCCGCCGTTTTACCGGTGCCGGTCGGCGCTGAACCGAGAATGTCACGGCCATCGAGCGCAGGCGGAATAGCGGCGGCCTGAATGGCTGTCGGGCGAGTGAAACCTTTATCCTGGAGGGCTTCCAGCAGGTTTTCATCGAGTTCAAGTTCGGAAAAAGTCGTTACAGTCATGTTCTACCTCTGAGTGGGCCGCCGATTATAGACGTTACTGACGTAATGTTCATCTGTTTGTAAGGCTATCTGTTCTCCGGTATTGTGCATAGCCTTACGTTCAGGAGTTTTTTGTCGGCAAGGTTATTGAGGATGTCTCAGTCGAAGTTTGCGCTGCCGCGCAATGGTTTTACCTTCAAACAGTTTTTTGTCGCCCACGATCGTTGCGCGATGAAGGTGGGTACCGACGGCATTTTGCTCGGCGCCTGGGCGCCGATTGCCGGGGTGAAACATGTGCTGGATATTGGCGCCGGCAGCGGCCTGCTGGCGCTAATGCTCGCGCAGCGTACCGGCGATGATGTGCGTGTCGATGCGGTCGAACTGGATGAGGAGGCCGCCGCCCAGGCGCAGGAAAATGCCCTTGCGTCGCCATGGGCTTCGCGGGTTGAGGTCTGTCAGGTCGATATTCATCAGTGGCAGCCGCCGCAGACCCGACGCTATCAACTGATAATCAGTAACCCGCCCTTTTTTGCGGAAGGGGTGCCTTGCGCCACCTCGCAGCGGGAGCAGGCGCGGTATACCACGACGCTCGATCACGCTTCTCTGCTGACCTGTGCCGCTGAGCATATCACCGAAGAAGGCTTTTTTTGCGTGGTGCTGCCGGTCGATATCGGAAATGCGTTTATCGAACGGGCAACCGCGATGGGCTGGCACCTGCGACTGCGCACTGATGTGGCGGAGACCGAGATGCGGCCGCCGCATCGGGTGCTGCTGGCTTTCTCCCCGACGGCGGGGGAGTGTTTCAGCGACAGGCTGGCGATCCGCGGGCCAGAGCAGCAGTATTCAGAAGGCTTTACCGCTCTGACCGAGGATTTTTATCTCTTTATGTGAGCCAGGGGCGACAATATCGACGGACCGCTGTTCGGCAGCGGCTGCGGATAGTCGAGGGTGTAATGCAGTCCCCGGCTCTCTTTGCGCAACATCGCGCAGCGTACGATAAGTTCCGCCACCTGCACCAGATTGCGCAGCTCCAGCAGATTATTCGAGACGCGGAAGCGGGCGTAATACTCATCCAGCTCCTGCTGCAGCATGGTAATGCGCCGCAGGGCGCGCTCCAGCCTGCGGGTGGTGCGCACAATCCCCACGTAATCCCACATCAGCAGGCGCAGCTCGTGCCAGTTATGCTGGATAACCACCAGTTCATCCGGGATCTCCACCTGACTTTCATCCCACGCCGGCAGGGTGCTGACCTTCTGGGCCAGCGGCAGGCGACGGGCAATATCTTCTGCGGCGGACCAGCCGTATACCAGACACTCCAGCAGCGAGTTCGAGGCCATACGGTTCGCGCCGTGCAGCCCGGTATAGCTGACTTCGCCGATGGCGTATAACCCATCGACGTCGGTGCGGCCATTATCATCCACCATCACGCCGCCGCAGGTGTAATGCGCGGCAGGGACGACCGGCACCGGATCTTTGGTTAAATCAATTCCCAGACCGAGCAGCTTTTCGTAAATCATCGGGAAGTGCTGGCGAACAAACGCCTCGGGTTTATGGCTGATATCAAGGAACATACAGTCAACGCCAAGGCGCTTCATCTCATGATCGATGGCGCGGGCGACGATATCGCGTGGGGCCAACTCGCCGCGTTCGTCAAAGTCCGGCATAAAGCGGGTGCCGTCCGGGCGTTTAAGGTGGGCGCCTTCGCCGCGCAGCGCTTCGGTCAGCAGGAAATTGCGCGCCTGCGGATGATACAGCGCGGTGGGGTGAAACTGGTTGAATTCCAGATTCGCCACCCGGCAGCCCGCCCGCCAGGCCATCGCGATACCGTCTCCGGAAGAGACGTCGGGGTTAGTGGTGTATTGATAAACCTTGGCGGCTCCGCCGGTGGCGAGCACTACCGCCTTCGCGCTGCAGGTTTCCACGCGCTCTTTATTGCGGTTCCAGATCCATGCCCCGACCACCCGGCGCGTGCCCGGCAGGCCAATCTTATCCGATACGATCAAGTCGACGGCATTGCTGCGCTCAAGGATGCGGATATTGGGATGGGCGAGGGCTTTATCGACCAGCGTCGTCTCCACCGCTTTGCCGGTAGCGTCGGCGGCGTGAAGAATGCGCCGATGGCTGTGGCCCCCTTCGCGCGTGAGATGATAGCTCTCTTCGCCATTGGCCTGGACCTGGGTGTCAAACAATACGCCCTGATCGATAAGCCACTGGACGCATGGTCTGGCGTTGCTGGCGACGAAGGTGACCGCATGGCGATCGCATAACCCTGCGCCGGCGATCAGGGTATCTTCGACATGGGATTCAATACTGTCGGTCTCGTCGAAGACGGCGGCAATCCCGCCCTGCGCATAGAACGTCGAACCTTCGCTGATCGGCCCTTTACTCAACACCGTCACCGAACTGTGCTCTGCCAGGCGCAGCGCAAGAGAGAGGCCGGCAGCGCCGCTGCCGATAATCAACACATCACAAGAGAAGTCAGGAGTGGTATTCATCGTCTTTGTTTAATTTACTAAACACATTTAGCTCACAATAGCACCAGCTCGTGAGGAATCGTACAATTTTTTTTAACTGGCGTTGTGACGGCTAAACAGCAGGCGAGCGGAAACGGTCTGGAGCACGGCGAAAATGAGACGCGTGGCAGGTTGATAGCATTGGATTTTATAGTGAAATAAACGCCGTGTTACGATACCCTTCAGACGGGCCTGCGCTTTTTCTTATTGACTAACCTATCGTTTAGCAACCTGGGCATATAATGATTGATAACGATCTGCCGCCGTTGCCAGACAAAAAACAAAAGCGTAACGGAACTTTATTGTTTTCATACACTCCAAGAGTCAGCTTGCTCATAATGCAGATTTTGGGTGGTGTTTTGAAGACGCATGGGAATTGGGTTTGGGGAGACATTACCTCGGATGAGCGAGCAGTTAACGGATCAGGTCCTTGTTGAACGGGTCCAGAAAGGAGATCAGAAAGCGTTTAATTTGCTGGTAGTGCGCTATCAGCATAAGGTCGCGAGCCTGGTTTCCCGCTATGTACCGCCGGGCGATATCGCTGACGTCGTTCAGGAATCGTTCGTTAAGGCATGGCGTGCGCTGGACTCTTTCCGGGGAGATAGCGCTTTTTACACCTGGTTATACCGTATCGCCGTCAATACGGCGAAGAATTATCTGGTTGCTCAGGGACGCCGTCCGCCGTCCAGCGATGTTGACGCTAACGAGGCGGAAAACTTCGAAAGCGGCGGGGCGTTGAAAGAAATTTCGAACCCTGAGAACTTAATGTTGTCAGAAGAACTGAGACAAATAGTTTTTCGTACCATTGAATCGCTTCCGGAAGATTTACGCATGGCAATTACGTTACGGGAGCTGGATGGCCTAAGCTATGAAGAGATAGCCGCTATCATGGATTGTCCGGTTGGGACGGTGCGTTCGCGTATCTTCCGGGCGCGAGAAGCTATTGATAATAAAGTTCAACCGCTTATCAGGCGTTGACGATAGCGGAATACTGGAAAAGGGTATCAGGCATGCAGAAAGAAAAACTTTCGGCTTTAATGGATGGTGAAACGCTGGATAACGAACTGCTCAACGAGCTGAGTCGTTCTTCTGAGATGCAAAAAACCTGGGAGAGTTATCACCTTATCCGCGATACGCTGCGTGGCGATACCGCAGAGGTGCTGCAATTTGATATCTCCGCCCGGGTGATGGCCGCCATTGAAAATGAGCCCGTTCGTCAGACGGCGCCGCTTATTCCTGAATCTCAGCCCGCACCGCACCAGTGGCGGCAGATGCCGTTCTGGAACAAAGTGCGTCCGTGGGCTAGCTCACTGACCCAGATGGGCGTTGCCGCCTGCGTATCGCTTGCGGTTATCGTCGGCGTCCAGCACTATAATGGGCAGTCTGATGCCGCTCAGCAGCCAGAGGCGCCGGTGTTCAATACGCTGCCGATGATGGGTAAAGCGAGCCCGGTAAGCCTTGGCGTACCGGCTGACGTATCAGCAGGTAGCGGCCAGCAGGCTCAGGTCCAGGAACAGCGTCGGCGGATTAACGCCATGCTGCAGGACTACGAACTGCAGCGCCGCCTGCACGCTGAGCAGCTTCAGTTTGGCCAGGCCCAGACTCAGCAGGCCGCAGTCCAGGTGCCGGGTTATCAAACTTTAGGAACGCAATCGCAGTAATGAAGCAACTTTGGTGTGCCATGTCGCTCATGGCAGGCAGTCTGTTGTTCTCTGTCAACGCCTCGGCTGATACATCGTCCGGGGCGTTGTTGCAGCAGATGAACCTGGCCAGCCAGTCCCTCAATTATGAGCTGTCTTTCGTCAGCATCAGCAAACAAGGCGTTGAGTCGCTGCGCTATCGTCACGCGCGACTGAACAATCAACCGCTGGCGCAGCTTCTGCAGCTGGACGGTCCGCGCCGGGAAGTGGTCCTGCGCGGTACGGAAATCAGCTATTTTGAACCCGGCCTCGATCCGTTCACCCTGAACGGCGACTATATCGTCGATTCGCTGCCGTCGTTGGTTTACAGCGATTTCAAACGTCTCAGCGCAGCCTATGATTTTATCTCCGTGGGCCGTACCCGTATCGCCGACCGCCTCTGCGACGTGATCCGCGTCGTGGCTCGCGACGGCACGCGCTATAGCTTTATCGCCTGGCTGGACGCTGAGACCAAGCTGCCGCTGCGCGTCGATTTGCTCGACCGCGACGGTGAAACGCTGGAGCAGTTCCGGGTCGTCTCTTTCAACGTTGGCGATAACGTCAGCGCCAGCATGGAGACGCTGGCGAAAGCGAATTTGCCGCCGCAGCTGTCGGTGCCTGAAGGGGGCGACAAAGCCAACTTCAACTGGGCGCCAACGTGGCTCCCTCAGGGCATGACTGAGGTCTCCAGCAGCCAGCGTCGTCTGCCCACCTTTGATGGTCCGGTAGAATCACGTCTCTATTCCGACGGCTTGTTCAGCTTCTCGATCAATATCAACCGCGCCACCGCGGCCAGCAGCGACCAGCTGTTGCGCACCGGCCGACGCACCGTCAGCACGACGGTACGCGATAACGCGGAGATCACCGTGGTGGGCGAACTGCCGCCGCAGACGGCGAAGCGTATCTCAGACAGCATTAAATTCAAGGCAGTACAATGATCAAAGAGTGGGCCACCGTGGTTTCCTGGCATAACGGCGTGGCGCAGGTGCACTGCGACGTTAAAGCCTCCTGCAGCAGTTGCGCCTCCCGCGCCGGCTGCGGCAGCCGGGTATTAAACAAGCTGGGGCCGCAGACCAGCCATACCATCAGCGTGCCCTGCGAGCAGCCGTTGACGGCGGGGCAAAAAGTGGAGCTGGGGATCGCCGAGAGCAGTCTGCTGGGTTCGGCGCTGTTGGTCTACATGGCGCCGCTGGTGGGTCTGTTTGTGATGGCGTCGATCTTCCAGGTGCTGTTTGCCAGCGATATCGCTTCGCTGTGCGGCGCGCTGCTGGGCGGCGTCGGCGGGTTTCTGGTGGCGCGCGGTCTGTCGCCGCAGCTGGCAGCGCGCCAGTCGTGGCAGCCGGTGATTCTGAGCGTCGCGTTGCCGCCGGATCTGGTGCGTATCGAAACGCCTTCCTCCGACATGGGTCAGTGATTTCACTGGCCCTTATCTTTATTTACCCTTCCTGTTACAACGCCACAATTTCTGCGGTTATGCTGGATCTAACAGCATTTCCTGGTTTCAAGGATGTAGTGTAGAATGCGGCGTTTTCGGATTAAAAAACGTCAGGCACAGTACAGCGGCCTCATGATACTCGTAAGGCATAATTAACTCTAAATATGAAGAATATACGTAACTTTTCGATCATCGCTCACATCGACCACGGTAAGTCGACGCTGTCTGACCGTATCATCCAGATTTGCGGTGGCCTTTCTGATCGTGAAATGGAAGCCCAGGTTCTGGACTCCATGGATCTTGAGCGCGAACGCGGGATC is part of the Klebsiella quasipneumoniae subsp. quasipneumoniae genome and encodes:
- the rseB gene encoding sigma-E factor regulatory protein RseB, translated to MKQLWCAMSLMAGSLLFSVNASADTSSGALLQQMNLASQSLNYELSFVSISKQGVESLRYRHARLNNQPLAQLLQLDGPRREVVLRGTEISYFEPGLDPFTLNGDYIVDSLPSLVYSDFKRLSAAYDFISVGRTRIADRLCDVIRVVARDGTRYSFIAWLDAETKLPLRVDLLDRDGETLEQFRVVSFNVGDNVSASMETLAKANLPPQLSVPEGGDKANFNWAPTWLPQGMTEVSSSQRRLPTFDGPVESRLYSDGLFSFSININRATAASSDQLLRTGRRTVSTTVRDNAEITVVGELPPQTAKRISDSIKFKAVQ
- the rseC gene encoding SoxR-reducing system protein RseC, which encodes MIKEWATVVSWHNGVAQVHCDVKASCSSCASRAGCGSRVLNKLGPQTSHTISVPCEQPLTAGQKVELGIAESSLLGSALLVYMAPLVGLFVMASIFQVLFASDIASLCGALLGGVGGFLVARGLSPQLAARQSWQPVILSVALPPDLVRIETPSSDMGQ
- the nadB gene encoding L-aspartate oxidase codes for the protein MNTTPDFSCDVLIIGSGAAGLSLALRLAEHSSVTVLSKGPISEGSTFYAQGGIAAVFDETDSIESHVEDTLIAGAGLCDRHAVTFVASNARPCVQWLIDQGVLFDTQVQANGEESYHLTREGGHSHRRILHAADATGKAVETTLVDKALAHPNIRILERSNAVDLIVSDKIGLPGTRRVVGAWIWNRNKERVETCSAKAVVLATGGAAKVYQYTTNPDVSSGDGIAMAWRAGCRVANLEFNQFHPTALYHPQARNFLLTEALRGEGAHLKRPDGTRFMPDFDERGELAPRDIVARAIDHEMKRLGVDCMFLDISHKPEAFVRQHFPMIYEKLLGLGIDLTKDPVPVVPAAHYTCGGVMVDDNGRTDVDGLYAIGEVSYTGLHGANRMASNSLLECLVYGWSAAEDIARRLPLAQKVSTLPAWDESQVEIPDELVVIQHNWHELRLLMWDYVGIVRTTRRLERALRRITMLQQELDEYYARFRVSNNLLELRNLVQVAELIVRCAMLRKESRGLHYTLDYPQPLPNSGPSILSPLAHIKR
- the rseD gene encoding rpoE leader peptide RseD; translation: MHSKSQLAHNADFGWCFEDAWELGLGRHYLG
- the rpoE gene encoding RNA polymerase sigma factor RpoE, producing the protein MSEQLTDQVLVERVQKGDQKAFNLLVVRYQHKVASLVSRYVPPGDIADVVQESFVKAWRALDSFRGDSAFYTWLYRIAVNTAKNYLVAQGRRPPSSDVDANEAENFESGGALKEISNPENLMLSEELRQIVFRTIESLPEDLRMAITLRELDGLSYEEIAAIMDCPVGTVRSRIFRAREAIDNKVQPLIRR
- the srmB gene encoding ATP-dependent RNA helicase SrmB, producing MTVTTFSELELDENLLEALQDKGFTRPTAIQAAAIPPALDGRDILGSAPTGTGKTAAYLLPALQHLLDFPRKKSGPPRILILTPTRELAMQVADHARELAKHTHLDIATITGGVAYMNHAEVFSENQDIVVATTGRLLQYIKEENFDCRAVETLILDEADRMLDMGFAQDIETIAGETRWRKQTMLFSATLEGDAIKDFAERLLEEPVEVSATPSTRERKKIHQWYYRADDIEHKTRLLVNLLQQPEATRAIVFVRKRERVHELANWLREAGINTCWLEGEMVQAKRNEAIKRLTDGRVNVLIATDVAARGIDIPDVSHVFNFDMPRTADIYLHRIGRTGRAGKKGTAISLVEAHDHLLLGKIGRYVEEPLKARVIDELRPKTRAPSEKLTGKPSKKVLAKRAEKKEKEKEKPRVKKRHRDTKNIGKRRKPSATGTPSVSSEE
- the trmN gene encoding tRNA(1)(Val) (adenine(37)-N(6))-methyltransferase TrmN: MSQSKFALPRNGFTFKQFFVAHDRCAMKVGTDGILLGAWAPIAGVKHVLDIGAGSGLLALMLAQRTGDDVRVDAVELDEEAAAQAQENALASPWASRVEVCQVDIHQWQPPQTRRYQLIISNPPFFAEGVPCATSQREQARYTTTLDHASLLTCAAEHITEEGFFCVVLPVDIGNAFIERATAMGWHLRLRTDVAETEMRPPHRVLLAFSPTAGECFSDRLAIRGPEQQYSEGFTALTEDFYLFM
- the rseA gene encoding anti-sigma-E factor RseA, which codes for MQKEKLSALMDGETLDNELLNELSRSSEMQKTWESYHLIRDTLRGDTAEVLQFDISARVMAAIENEPVRQTAPLIPESQPAPHQWRQMPFWNKVRPWASSLTQMGVAACVSLAVIVGVQHYNGQSDAAQQPEAPVFNTLPMMGKASPVSLGVPADVSAGSGQQAQVQEQRRRINAMLQDYELQRRLHAEQLQFGQAQTQQAAVQVPGYQTLGTQSQ